The Miscanthus floridulus cultivar M001 chromosome 7, ASM1932011v1, whole genome shotgun sequence genome includes a region encoding these proteins:
- the LOC136467229 gene encoding glycerophosphodiester phosphodiesterase GDPDL3-like isoform X1 translates to MGRSSGACSLLGSAQLLLLLLSLALGSAAAQKGSTWKTLSGKAPVIVAKGGFSGLFPDSSFYAYQTLGTHSSPDTAVWCDVRLTKDGGGICLPSIDMDNCTVIANVFPQGKKTYNVNGVSTVGWFSVDYTSTDLLNVSLKQSVLSRAYAYDGIFPITRVETVYTQFNPAAVWLNVQQDSFYSQFKLSMRSYILSLSKKFVVDYISSPEVNFLTSISGRVSKKTKLVFRFLDERSIEPSTNQTYGSMLKNLTFVKTFASGILVPKSYIWPVTPDNYLLPYTSVVDDAHKAGLEIYAADFANDFTISYNYSFDPLAEYLSFIDNGAFSVDGVLSDFPITPSEAVDVAWVMASLVLICSSFSPAGCFSNLNTSKIDHAKPLVISHNGASGDYPDCTDQAYEKAVADGADVIDCPVQVTKDGILLCMSSVDLMDVTTVAKSQFASQVTTINDLKAGPGVFTFNLTWDDISKNLKPMISNPAINLYQYRNPRNKNAGNFMRLSDFLTFAKGKDLSGIMITVEHAAFMAEELGFGVVDAVIKALDDSGYNKQTAQNVMIQSTNSSVLVKFKQETKYNLVYMIEENVRDAAPSSLADIKKFANAVSVSTTSVFPETHYYLTNQTNNLVPTLHSAGLQVYVYVLMNEFGSQPNDFFADATAQINAYVQGANVDGVITDFPGTAHRYKLNSCTSMGKNAPLFMSPPTPGGLLSTMPAQPPAAAPMPLLTDADVAEPALPPVSNTTTPASPSHAALRMQTDVLILVTLLMLCASLI, encoded by the exons ATGGGGAGGAGCAGCGGCGCCTGCTCCCTTCTTGGTTCCGCCcagctgctcctgctgctgctctcgctcgcGCTCGGCTCCGCCGCCGCCCAGAAGGGTTCCACCTGGAAGACCCTGAGCG GCAAGGCTCCAGTAATCGTTGCTAAGGGCGGGTTCTCCGGTCTATTTCCTGATTCCAGTTTTTATGCTTATCAGACTCTTGGGACTCATAGCTCCCCTGACACAGCCGTGTGGTGTGATGTTCGGTTGACAAAGGATGGCGGTGGTATCTGCCTACCGAGCATAGACATGGATAACTGCACAGTGATAGCCAATGTTTTTCCACAAGGGAAGAAGACCTACAATGTTAATGGTGTATCTACGGTGGGATGGTTCTCCGTGGACTACACAAGCACTGATCTGCTAAACGTATCTC TGAAGCAATCGGTCCTATCTCGTGCCTATGCATATGATGGTATCTTTCCAATAACTCGTGTTGAAACTGTTTACACCCAATTTAATCCCGCTGCTGTTTGGTTAAATGTCCAG CAAGACAGTTTCTACAGCCAGTTTAAGCTTAGCATGAGAAGCTATATCCTGTCTTTATCGAAAAAATTTGTTGTCGATTACATCTCATCGCCTGAAGTGAACTTCCTCACCAGTATATCTGGAAGAGTTAGCAAGAAGACGAAGCTTGTGTTCCGCTTTCTTGACGAACGCTCTATTGAGCCATCGACAAATCAGACTTATGGCTCAATGTTGAAAAATCTAACGTTTGTCAAGACTTTTGCCTCTGGAATACTTGTTCCCAAAAGCTATATCTGGCCTGTTACACCAGATAATTACCTGCTGCCTTATACTTCAGTTGTTGATGATGCTCACAAAGCGGGGCTAGAAATCTATGCTGCTGATTTTGCAAATGACTTTACTATCAGCTATAACTACAGCTTTGATCCATTAGCGGAATATCTTTCCTTCATTGATAACGGTGCCTTCTCTGTTGATGGTGTATTGAGTGATTTTCCGATTACTCCTTCAGAGGCAGTTG ATGTAGCATGGGTCATGGCCTCTTTGGTCTTGATTTGTTCTTCTTTTTCCCCTGCAGGTTGCTTTAGTAACCTGAACACCAGCAAGATTGATCATG CTAAACCTCTAGTTATCTCTCATAATGGTGCTAGCGGTGACTACCCAGACTGCACTGACCAAGCTTATGAAAAGGCAGTTGCCGATGGTGCAGATGTCATTGACTGTCCTGTTCAAGTGACCAAAGATGGCATACTGCTATGCATGAGTTCTGTTGACCTAATGGATGTTACTACTGTTGCAAAATCACAATTTGCTTCGCAAGTAACTACCATCAACGATCTGAAGGCTGGGCCTGGCGTCTTCACCTTCAACCTTACTTGGGATGATATTTCTAAGAACCTAAAGC CCATGATATCGAACCCAGCGATCAACTTGTACCAGTACAGAAATCCCAGAAACAAGAATGCAGGAAATTTCATGAGATTATCAGACTTTTTGACCTTTGCAAAGGGAAAGGATTTGTCAGGAATCATGATAACTGTTGAG CATGCTGCCTTCATGGCAGAGGAGCTTGGATTTGGTGTGGTAGATGCAGTGATCAAAGCCCTTGATGACTCTGGTTATAACAAGCAGACTGCCCAGAATGTTATGATTCAGTCAACCAACAGCTCAGTTCTAGTGAAGTTCAAGCAGGAAACCAAGTACAACCTTGTCTACATGATTGAAGAAAATGTCAGAGATGCTGCACCTTCCTCCCTTGCAGATATTAAGAAGTTTGCTAATGCTGTTTCTGTTAGCACCACATCTGTTTTCCCGGAAACCCATTATTATTTGACAAACCAGACCAATAATCTTGTTCCGACCCTTCACTCTGCTGGCCTCCAAGTTTACGTTTACGTGCTCATGAATGAGTTTGGTTCTCAACCAAATGACTTCTTCGCAGACGCTACTGCACAGATTAATGCTTATGTGCAAGGTGCTAATGTGGATGGGGTCATCACTGATTTCCCTGGGACTGCTCACAGATACAAAT TGAACTCCTGCACGAGCATGGGAAAGAACGCACCACTCTTTATGTCACCTCCGACACCTGGTGGCCTCCTTTCAACGATGCCCGCACAGCCACCAGCAGCAGCCCCAATGCCACTCTTGACGGATGCTGACGTCGCAGAACCAGCCCTACCTCCAGTCAGTAACACCACCACGCCTGCATCGCCTTCGCATGCCGCCCTCAGAATGCAGACCGATGTCTTGATCCTCGTCACATTGCTGATGCTATGTGCTTCCCTCATCTGA
- the LOC136467229 gene encoding glycerophosphodiester phosphodiesterase GDPDL3-like isoform X2, giving the protein MGRSSGACSLLGSAQLLLLLLSLALGSAAAQKGSTWKTLSGKAPVIVAKGGFSGLFPDSSFYAYQTLGTHSSPDTAVWCDVRLTKDGGGICLPSIDMDNCTVIANVFPQGKKTYNVNGVSTVGWFSVDYTSTDLLNVSLKQSVLSRAYAYDGIFPITRVETVYTQFNPAAVWLNVQQDSFYSQFKLSMRSYILSLSKKFVVDYISSPEVNFLTSISGRVSKKTKLVFRFLDERSIEPSTNQTYGSMLKNLTFVKTFASGILVPKSYIWPVTPDNYLLPYTSVVDDAHKAGLEIYAADFANDFTISYNYSFDPLAEYLSFIDNGAFSVDGVLSDFPITPSEAVAWVMASLVLICSSFSPAGCFSNLNTSKIDHAKPLVISHNGASGDYPDCTDQAYEKAVADGADVIDCPVQVTKDGILLCMSSVDLMDVTTVAKSQFASQVTTINDLKAGPGVFTFNLTWDDISKNLKPMISNPAINLYQYRNPRNKNAGNFMRLSDFLTFAKGKDLSGIMITVEHAAFMAEELGFGVVDAVIKALDDSGYNKQTAQNVMIQSTNSSVLVKFKQETKYNLVYMIEENVRDAAPSSLADIKKFANAVSVSTTSVFPETHYYLTNQTNNLVPTLHSAGLQVYVYVLMNEFGSQPNDFFADATAQINAYVQGANVDGVITDFPGTAHRYKLNSCTSMGKNAPLFMSPPTPGGLLSTMPAQPPAAAPMPLLTDADVAEPALPPVSNTTTPASPSHAALRMQTDVLILVTLLMLCASLI; this is encoded by the exons ATGGGGAGGAGCAGCGGCGCCTGCTCCCTTCTTGGTTCCGCCcagctgctcctgctgctgctctcgctcgcGCTCGGCTCCGCCGCCGCCCAGAAGGGTTCCACCTGGAAGACCCTGAGCG GCAAGGCTCCAGTAATCGTTGCTAAGGGCGGGTTCTCCGGTCTATTTCCTGATTCCAGTTTTTATGCTTATCAGACTCTTGGGACTCATAGCTCCCCTGACACAGCCGTGTGGTGTGATGTTCGGTTGACAAAGGATGGCGGTGGTATCTGCCTACCGAGCATAGACATGGATAACTGCACAGTGATAGCCAATGTTTTTCCACAAGGGAAGAAGACCTACAATGTTAATGGTGTATCTACGGTGGGATGGTTCTCCGTGGACTACACAAGCACTGATCTGCTAAACGTATCTC TGAAGCAATCGGTCCTATCTCGTGCCTATGCATATGATGGTATCTTTCCAATAACTCGTGTTGAAACTGTTTACACCCAATTTAATCCCGCTGCTGTTTGGTTAAATGTCCAG CAAGACAGTTTCTACAGCCAGTTTAAGCTTAGCATGAGAAGCTATATCCTGTCTTTATCGAAAAAATTTGTTGTCGATTACATCTCATCGCCTGAAGTGAACTTCCTCACCAGTATATCTGGAAGAGTTAGCAAGAAGACGAAGCTTGTGTTCCGCTTTCTTGACGAACGCTCTATTGAGCCATCGACAAATCAGACTTATGGCTCAATGTTGAAAAATCTAACGTTTGTCAAGACTTTTGCCTCTGGAATACTTGTTCCCAAAAGCTATATCTGGCCTGTTACACCAGATAATTACCTGCTGCCTTATACTTCAGTTGTTGATGATGCTCACAAAGCGGGGCTAGAAATCTATGCTGCTGATTTTGCAAATGACTTTACTATCAGCTATAACTACAGCTTTGATCCATTAGCGGAATATCTTTCCTTCATTGATAACGGTGCCTTCTCTGTTGATGGTGTATTGAGTGATTTTCCGATTACTCCTTCAGAGGCAGTTG CATGGGTCATGGCCTCTTTGGTCTTGATTTGTTCTTCTTTTTCCCCTGCAGGTTGCTTTAGTAACCTGAACACCAGCAAGATTGATCATG CTAAACCTCTAGTTATCTCTCATAATGGTGCTAGCGGTGACTACCCAGACTGCACTGACCAAGCTTATGAAAAGGCAGTTGCCGATGGTGCAGATGTCATTGACTGTCCTGTTCAAGTGACCAAAGATGGCATACTGCTATGCATGAGTTCTGTTGACCTAATGGATGTTACTACTGTTGCAAAATCACAATTTGCTTCGCAAGTAACTACCATCAACGATCTGAAGGCTGGGCCTGGCGTCTTCACCTTCAACCTTACTTGGGATGATATTTCTAAGAACCTAAAGC CCATGATATCGAACCCAGCGATCAACTTGTACCAGTACAGAAATCCCAGAAACAAGAATGCAGGAAATTTCATGAGATTATCAGACTTTTTGACCTTTGCAAAGGGAAAGGATTTGTCAGGAATCATGATAACTGTTGAG CATGCTGCCTTCATGGCAGAGGAGCTTGGATTTGGTGTGGTAGATGCAGTGATCAAAGCCCTTGATGACTCTGGTTATAACAAGCAGACTGCCCAGAATGTTATGATTCAGTCAACCAACAGCTCAGTTCTAGTGAAGTTCAAGCAGGAAACCAAGTACAACCTTGTCTACATGATTGAAGAAAATGTCAGAGATGCTGCACCTTCCTCCCTTGCAGATATTAAGAAGTTTGCTAATGCTGTTTCTGTTAGCACCACATCTGTTTTCCCGGAAACCCATTATTATTTGACAAACCAGACCAATAATCTTGTTCCGACCCTTCACTCTGCTGGCCTCCAAGTTTACGTTTACGTGCTCATGAATGAGTTTGGTTCTCAACCAAATGACTTCTTCGCAGACGCTACTGCACAGATTAATGCTTATGTGCAAGGTGCTAATGTGGATGGGGTCATCACTGATTTCCCTGGGACTGCTCACAGATACAAAT TGAACTCCTGCACGAGCATGGGAAAGAACGCACCACTCTTTATGTCACCTCCGACACCTGGTGGCCTCCTTTCAACGATGCCCGCACAGCCACCAGCAGCAGCCCCAATGCCACTCTTGACGGATGCTGACGTCGCAGAACCAGCCCTACCTCCAGTCAGTAACACCACCACGCCTGCATCGCCTTCGCATGCCGCCCTCAGAATGCAGACCGATGTCTTGATCCTCGTCACATTGCTGATGCTATGTGCTTCCCTCATCTGA
- the LOC136467229 gene encoding glycerophosphodiester phosphodiesterase GDPDL3-like isoform X3 encodes MGRSSGACSLLGSAQLLLLLLSLALGSAAAQKGSTWKTLSGKAPVIVAKGGFSGLFPDSSFYAYQTLGTHSSPDTAVWCDVRLTKDGGGICLPSIDMDNCTVIANVFPQGKKTYNVNGVSTVGWFSVDYTSTDLLNVSLKQSVLSRAYAYDGIFPITRVETVYTQFNPAAVWLNVQQDSFYSQFKLSMRSYILSLSKKFVVDYISSPEVNFLTSISGRVSKKTKLVFRFLDERSIEPSTNQTYGSMLKNLTFVKTFASGILVPKSYIWPVTPDNYLLPYTSVVDDAHKAGLEIYAADFANDFTISYNYSFDPLAEYLSFIDNGAFSVDGVLSDFPITPSEAVGCFSNLNTSKIDHAKPLVISHNGASGDYPDCTDQAYEKAVADGADVIDCPVQVTKDGILLCMSSVDLMDVTTVAKSQFASQVTTINDLKAGPGVFTFNLTWDDISKNLKPMISNPAINLYQYRNPRNKNAGNFMRLSDFLTFAKGKDLSGIMITVEHAAFMAEELGFGVVDAVIKALDDSGYNKQTAQNVMIQSTNSSVLVKFKQETKYNLVYMIEENVRDAAPSSLADIKKFANAVSVSTTSVFPETHYYLTNQTNNLVPTLHSAGLQVYVYVLMNEFGSQPNDFFADATAQINAYVQGANVDGVITDFPGTAHRYKLNSCTSMGKNAPLFMSPPTPGGLLSTMPAQPPAAAPMPLLTDADVAEPALPPVSNTTTPASPSHAALRMQTDVLILVTLLMLCASLI; translated from the exons ATGGGGAGGAGCAGCGGCGCCTGCTCCCTTCTTGGTTCCGCCcagctgctcctgctgctgctctcgctcgcGCTCGGCTCCGCCGCCGCCCAGAAGGGTTCCACCTGGAAGACCCTGAGCG GCAAGGCTCCAGTAATCGTTGCTAAGGGCGGGTTCTCCGGTCTATTTCCTGATTCCAGTTTTTATGCTTATCAGACTCTTGGGACTCATAGCTCCCCTGACACAGCCGTGTGGTGTGATGTTCGGTTGACAAAGGATGGCGGTGGTATCTGCCTACCGAGCATAGACATGGATAACTGCACAGTGATAGCCAATGTTTTTCCACAAGGGAAGAAGACCTACAATGTTAATGGTGTATCTACGGTGGGATGGTTCTCCGTGGACTACACAAGCACTGATCTGCTAAACGTATCTC TGAAGCAATCGGTCCTATCTCGTGCCTATGCATATGATGGTATCTTTCCAATAACTCGTGTTGAAACTGTTTACACCCAATTTAATCCCGCTGCTGTTTGGTTAAATGTCCAG CAAGACAGTTTCTACAGCCAGTTTAAGCTTAGCATGAGAAGCTATATCCTGTCTTTATCGAAAAAATTTGTTGTCGATTACATCTCATCGCCTGAAGTGAACTTCCTCACCAGTATATCTGGAAGAGTTAGCAAGAAGACGAAGCTTGTGTTCCGCTTTCTTGACGAACGCTCTATTGAGCCATCGACAAATCAGACTTATGGCTCAATGTTGAAAAATCTAACGTTTGTCAAGACTTTTGCCTCTGGAATACTTGTTCCCAAAAGCTATATCTGGCCTGTTACACCAGATAATTACCTGCTGCCTTATACTTCAGTTGTTGATGATGCTCACAAAGCGGGGCTAGAAATCTATGCTGCTGATTTTGCAAATGACTTTACTATCAGCTATAACTACAGCTTTGATCCATTAGCGGAATATCTTTCCTTCATTGATAACGGTGCCTTCTCTGTTGATGGTGTATTGAGTGATTTTCCGATTACTCCTTCAGAGGCAGTTG GTTGCTTTAGTAACCTGAACACCAGCAAGATTGATCATG CTAAACCTCTAGTTATCTCTCATAATGGTGCTAGCGGTGACTACCCAGACTGCACTGACCAAGCTTATGAAAAGGCAGTTGCCGATGGTGCAGATGTCATTGACTGTCCTGTTCAAGTGACCAAAGATGGCATACTGCTATGCATGAGTTCTGTTGACCTAATGGATGTTACTACTGTTGCAAAATCACAATTTGCTTCGCAAGTAACTACCATCAACGATCTGAAGGCTGGGCCTGGCGTCTTCACCTTCAACCTTACTTGGGATGATATTTCTAAGAACCTAAAGC CCATGATATCGAACCCAGCGATCAACTTGTACCAGTACAGAAATCCCAGAAACAAGAATGCAGGAAATTTCATGAGATTATCAGACTTTTTGACCTTTGCAAAGGGAAAGGATTTGTCAGGAATCATGATAACTGTTGAG CATGCTGCCTTCATGGCAGAGGAGCTTGGATTTGGTGTGGTAGATGCAGTGATCAAAGCCCTTGATGACTCTGGTTATAACAAGCAGACTGCCCAGAATGTTATGATTCAGTCAACCAACAGCTCAGTTCTAGTGAAGTTCAAGCAGGAAACCAAGTACAACCTTGTCTACATGATTGAAGAAAATGTCAGAGATGCTGCACCTTCCTCCCTTGCAGATATTAAGAAGTTTGCTAATGCTGTTTCTGTTAGCACCACATCTGTTTTCCCGGAAACCCATTATTATTTGACAAACCAGACCAATAATCTTGTTCCGACCCTTCACTCTGCTGGCCTCCAAGTTTACGTTTACGTGCTCATGAATGAGTTTGGTTCTCAACCAAATGACTTCTTCGCAGACGCTACTGCACAGATTAATGCTTATGTGCAAGGTGCTAATGTGGATGGGGTCATCACTGATTTCCCTGGGACTGCTCACAGATACAAAT TGAACTCCTGCACGAGCATGGGAAAGAACGCACCACTCTTTATGTCACCTCCGACACCTGGTGGCCTCCTTTCAACGATGCCCGCACAGCCACCAGCAGCAGCCCCAATGCCACTCTTGACGGATGCTGACGTCGCAGAACCAGCCCTACCTCCAGTCAGTAACACCACCACGCCTGCATCGCCTTCGCATGCCGCCCTCAGAATGCAGACCGATGTCTTGATCCTCGTCACATTGCTGATGCTATGTGCTTCCCTCATCTGA
- the LOC136467230 gene encoding uncharacterized protein isoform X1: MPLATQELPSQKSSSTLAAIGGGATSTGWAGRHHPPSVGSWGRHAVFTDNRGFRVWPRRGRSQSSRLLPVRRPSMPPPASTPATHAAVYVTAVPLRAPRGPAQLLMSAGYSLGMWDLQHFMMLLRPDPALAQALVFDFQPRDPEDALAALAVLSRREIPGMVRRRTLRRVPDRRCWLVGHCCRDGDDDAVAAAGRFSERWPTGLVVGEHDCRDYTNGLVEVLTGEKRVLESLRLGGNGSTTSGAAQPWCECLSLFLLSLGSFALVAH, from the exons ATGCCACTTGCCACGCAAGAGCTGCCAAGTCAGAAGAGTAGCAGTACCCTAGCAGCCATCGGCGGAGGAGCGACGTCCACCGGCTGGGCTGGGCGCCACCATCCACCCTCCGTTGGGAGTTGGGGACGCCACGCCGTGTTCACTGACAACCGCGGGTTTCGCGTGTGGCCACGGCGCGGCCGCAGCCAATCGTCGCGTCTTCTGCCTGTCCGTCGCCCATCCATGCCGCCTCCCGCCTCGACGCCGGCGACGCACGCGGCCGTGTACGTGACGGCGGTGCCCCTGCGGGCGCCCAGGGGCCCCGCGCAGCTGCTGATGTCGGCGGGCTACTCTCTGGGCATGTGGGACCTGCAGCACTTCATGATGCTCCTGCGGCCCGACCCGGCCCTGGCCCAGGCGCTAGTGTTCGATTTCCAGCCGCGGGACCCGGAGGACGCCCTCGCCGCGCTCGCGGTGCTGTCCCGGAGAGAGATCCCTG GCATGGTTCGTAGAAGGACGCTGCGGAGGGTCCCGGACCGGCGGTGCTGGCTCGTCGGGCACTGCTGCCGCgacggggacgacgacgccgttgcCGCCGCCGGCAGGTTCAGCGAGCGGTGGCCGACCGGCCTGGTAGTCGGGGAGCACGACTGCCGGGACTACACTAACG GGCTGGTCGAGGTCCTGACAGGTGAAAAACGTGTCCTGGAGTCGCTCCGATTGGGCGGCAACGGCAGCACCACCAGCGGGGCGGCGCAGCCGTGGTGCGAGtgcctctctctctttcttctttccctcGGTTCCTTCGCTCTCGTGGCGCACTAG
- the LOC136467230 gene encoding uncharacterized protein isoform X2, which yields MPLATQELPSQKSSSTLAAIGGGATSTGWAGRHHPPSVGSWGRHAVFTDNRGFRVWPRRGRSQSSRLLPVRRPSMPPPASTPATHAAVYVTAVPLRAPRGPAQLLMSAGYSLGMWDLQHFMMLLRPDPALAQALVFDFQPRDPEDALAALAVLSRREIPGMVRRRTLRRVPDRRCWLVGHCCRDGDDDAVAAAGRFSERWPTGLVVGEHDCRDYTNGLVEVLTGEKRVLESLRLGGNGSTTSGAAQP from the exons ATGCCACTTGCCACGCAAGAGCTGCCAAGTCAGAAGAGTAGCAGTACCCTAGCAGCCATCGGCGGAGGAGCGACGTCCACCGGCTGGGCTGGGCGCCACCATCCACCCTCCGTTGGGAGTTGGGGACGCCACGCCGTGTTCACTGACAACCGCGGGTTTCGCGTGTGGCCACGGCGCGGCCGCAGCCAATCGTCGCGTCTTCTGCCTGTCCGTCGCCCATCCATGCCGCCTCCCGCCTCGACGCCGGCGACGCACGCGGCCGTGTACGTGACGGCGGTGCCCCTGCGGGCGCCCAGGGGCCCCGCGCAGCTGCTGATGTCGGCGGGCTACTCTCTGGGCATGTGGGACCTGCAGCACTTCATGATGCTCCTGCGGCCCGACCCGGCCCTGGCCCAGGCGCTAGTGTTCGATTTCCAGCCGCGGGACCCGGAGGACGCCCTCGCCGCGCTCGCGGTGCTGTCCCGGAGAGAGATCCCTG GCATGGTTCGTAGAAGGACGCTGCGGAGGGTCCCGGACCGGCGGTGCTGGCTCGTCGGGCACTGCTGCCGCgacggggacgacgacgccgttgcCGCCGCCGGCAGGTTCAGCGAGCGGTGGCCGACCGGCCTGGTAGTCGGGGAGCACGACTGCCGGGACTACACTAACG GGCTGGTCGAGGTCCTGACAGGTGAAAAACGTGTCCTGGAGTCGCTCCGATTGGGCGGCAACGGCAGCACCACCAGCGGGGCGGCGCAGCCGTG A